The window CGTGTTGGCCGCAGACTCTAAGCTTGATTACATTTGTGGAGTCAAAAGTTGTATTCGGTTAAAGCATTGGTTCTCAactccattaccccccccccccctcccccccaaaggtcaggttttcaggatatccctgcttcaggacaggtggctcaatctttgactgagccactgattgggccacctgtgctgaagctaggttatccttaacctgacctgttgggggatctttaGGACGAGTTGAGCCCCCCTTAGTTACAGGTTAGATGTCTTCATGAATACATTACGAGTGTGGTTTTCCCTCCCCGGGGCCGCTCTACGTTTAGTCAATTCCACTTATTTCTATTGGTTTTTGAAGGTGCCACGTCCTGCTCCACTCTTAAGTGGCCGATTTTTCCCTTTGTAAATCGCCAAATAAACAGGCGGGGAGAACAGCTACACGTTTAACCCTTCTCTGCTCGTTGCAGATTAACAAAATCATCGAGTCCCTGAACACGCAGCTGCAAACAAAGGGGAGGGAGCTGAACGAGTTCCGGGAGAAGCACAACATCCGCCTGATGGGAGAGGATGAACAGAAGCAGGCCGCCAAGGACAATGGGGAAGGGTCCGGCGCCAAGCTGAGCTCTGCAGGGGTCCTGGTGTCCTGATACCCCTCCCACACCCGAATCTATTACCCCATTATTTACATGCCTGGGATCGTCTCTGGCCACGTCACTGCTGGAAGGGTATAACCCGGCACTGATTTCCTTTTGGCCTTTAAGACGAGGGTTCTTTATGGTTGTCCGTGTGGACTTTAGATTGATTGCACACTGCAGAAGATTGGTTACCTTTTGTCAGTGTCTGATGTTAACCAGCTTCATGCAGTGCCTCATTTGGCATGACCCTTTCCAACACAAAACAATACACCTCATTACAGATCATGTACAAGCCTGGGCCACTCGCATCACTAGGGGTTAAGGGAttaactgtatgtatttgggaaagTTTGcccttgtaatatttttttttttgttaaataaaagttttttttcctgTGTCCAAGGAAGTCTGAATTAAGCcacattgttgtgtgtgtgtctcgtaaCTTCACATTCCAAAGACCAACAAGCCTTGGCAATAATGACTTTATGTggtcattacaggcataccccgcattaacatacgcaatgggactggagcatgtatgtaaagtgaaaatgtacttaaagtgaagcacgaccttttttccacttatcgatgcatgtactttacggcaatcgtcatatacgtaacgtacataactgatgtaaataacgcatttgtaacaggctctatagcctccccgcttgcgcacagcttcggtacaggtagggagccggtattgctgttcaggacgtgctgacaggcgcatgcgtgaactgccgtttgcctattgggcgacatgtacttactcgcgagtgtccttacagcggggtatgcctgtatactcttGGTGATGACGGTCAGTATGGAATGGATTAGTCCTGTTCTCTTCAGCGTGGTTTCAAAAGAAAAAAGTACTGCCACATCAGATCCGAGCGTAGTaagctattgtattgtatgtctttatttatatagcgccattaatgtacatagcgcttaacagtagtaatacacgtgacaatcatataaatgacaaatacagatagcaggtcatgggaataagtgcttcagacataaatgtaacatttaggaagaggagtccctgctccgaggagcttacaatctaattggtatgtaggaggaacgtacagagacaataggagggcattttgttaagtgcttctgcagggggccaagctttatgtatcatgtgcagAAATAAAAACTCGGGCGCTAACTCTGACCAGGGagaccaaaaaaaaaagggggggtggggggctgtgtgaaaaataacaaacaatattACCGTGATAGATGAAAACTTGTGGCCCCTCGTGTGGGGGGTGCATACTGGAACGTGAAATCCTATTGCTCAGACCCCACTAGGATCTATTCAAGATCCTAGGTACATGTGGACAAAGAGAGAAATAGGGGATCTTTGCGCAGCTCTGTGTTACCGGACGCAGTAGCAGGGAAGCAAGATTGCGGGAGTGTACCCGGTTTCTACCGTCGCTGACATGGACTTTCTTATATGTGAATGTGTATGAGTGTCTTATAttaatgtttatatttttatctaAAATACGCTCCATATATCCTATCTCATCTTGGGGGAATCACGTGGGAGTGAGGTGTACCCGACACCACGGTATCTGAATATCAAGCTTCACTGATAGGCCACAAACACAGCCCTGCAGACCAGAAAGGAAGACTACACTAAAGAAAACTTTCTATGTACcggtgcttacacatggccgtgtaagtagtgcatatatttattttatgtattgaCCCTTGCCACATTTCTCCCTTTTGATTTTGAGATCTGCCATTCGATTATCATGATATATTAATATCATATGATCATGTACGGAGTGTGAGCTAAGCTAAGATGGTGGATTTGTCTTTTGTTCCCCTTTTTCTCTTtgtctttatgtatcatgtgtctagtaatatctacggtgctactcatgctTCTTTATCAagtgggccttaaaggtggatagagagggtgctagtcgggtattgaggggaagggcattccagaggtgtggggcagtcagtgagaaaggtttaaggcgggagagggctttagatacaaagggggtagagagaagacatccttgagaagaactcaggagtctggatggtgcatagcgagaaattacggctgagatgtaaggagcggcagaagagtgtaaagctttaaaattgaggagaattgagtgcgagatgcgggatttgataggaagccaggagagtgatttcagcaggagagacgctgagacagatttagaagagtagagtgattctggcagcagcgtttaggataagaGTGTAGGGAAGGCAGGAAGGCAGGAAGGCcgggcagcaggaggttacagtaatcgagacgggagagaatgaggtcctgagtcagagttttagtctgcgcgtatagtgcccgcgacttcactcaaacaaaacaattgactccgttgccagtgcttatagtaagcgcgacggcgcggAAAAAAAATTGGTAGCGggtaaaatttgatttttcagagactgtcgccacatgtgacagtctCCGAACCAATCAATCATCCTGTCGCCggaagttaaattataactttcgcgggtgacgtcatccgtcactATACGCGTGGccttagcagtcgagcaacagaagatagggcgtatctttgtaatattgtggaggaaaaagtgacaagttttagagACTTTTTGAATGTgacaggagaatgtgagagaggactcAAGTGTCACCCCTAGGCAgcttgcttgggctactgggtgagtaTTGGtacttctaacagtaatgtggaaggaggtagtaaggccaggtttgggaggaagtatgaggagctctgtttttgccatgttaagtttaagtcagcggagggccatccaggatgatatcgcagagagacattcagaaagtttgtctgtacagcaggtgtaaggtcaggtgttgaaaagtaaatttgtgtgtcgtcagcatagaggtgacatttaaacccaaaagatgtgattaggtcacctagagaaagtgtgtacagggaaaagagaagaggtcccaggacagagccctggggtacccccacagagagatcgatagaggaggaggcgtTAGCAGAAAAGacgctgaaagtacgatgggagaggtaagatgagatgcaggatagagctttgttacgaataccaagagtatggagaatgtggaggagaagagggtggtccacggtgtcaaatgctgcagagaggtcgagtaatatgagcggagtgtaatgacctctgtctttggcagcatggaggtcattagttattttagtgagggctgtttttgTCAagggagcagtgcggaagccagattgtaaagggtctaggagagaatgggtgttgagaaagtggagcaagcgagagaatacaagacgttcaagtagtttagaagcaaaaggcaggagggagacaggtcgatagttggaaagacaggtagggtcaagcttgctgtttttgagtaatggtatgactgttgaatgcttgaaggaggtgggaaaggtaccagagtagagggagatgTTAAATATCTGTGTGAGtgtaggggttatagtaggaacaagatgttttaggagatgggagggaatggggtcaagagggcaagtggtagaggtagAAGAgcagatcagcagtgacacatcctcttcTGTGAgtgtggaaaaagagtcaaggaagacaggaggagaattaggaagcagtgtaggatgggaggaggaaacagaggagaTGTTCTAacgaatggattccaccttttccttgaattagtcagcaaagtcctgaggtgaaatggaggaagaagaggcagctgggggtggtttgagtagagtcaaagacagaaaagagtcagcGTGgtttagatttgtgtgtgttgattagtgaagaaaggtAGATttgcctgagagagggcagagttgaaacaggatagcatacatttgtagtgaaggaagtctgcgagagtgtgggATTTCCTCCAGAGGAACGAGGGGAGGAGcgtagcatgcgcgtgtgggaatttagccagggtctggggttagaagggcgagggtggcagagagaaagcggggcatgtagatcaagagaggaggataaggcagagttgtagttcctgaccaggttgtcagggtctgtagcagagctgagagaggagagggaggagcgtaaagtggaatcaaaggctggtaggttcatagagcgcaggtttctgcaaaaacgagggcgagatggagaaggggagaaacgagagagaggagatgaggtgatggtcagagagaggaaagggggaaattgagaaatcggaaagagaatttttttttgtgaaaaccaggtctaagtagtggccatgtttgtgggtgctggctgcagtccactgttgagggccaaaagaagaggttagagagagaaagcgggaagcccaaggaagAGAGGTTTCATCAatattgaagtccccaaggagaagaacaggggagtctgaggagagaaagaaagagagccaggattcaaagtgagagagaaaggcagaagggggatgagaagaggtaggtgggcgatagatgaccgcaaCGTGGAtagggagagaagatctggacagtgtgagcctcaaaggagggaaaagcaagagaaggaggaataggaagggttcggtaacggcagagagaggtgaggagtagccctacgcctccacccctgccatcagggcgagtgtgggagaaagaaaggccaccataggagagggcagcttccagagcagagtctgctcactgagtgagccaggtctccgttatagcaaagagaagcagagagtgagagagaaaggagtcatgcacagagaggaacttgttagaaagggagcgagcattccaaagggcacaggagaaagggagagaggagggagggtggcaggggatgggtatgaggttggaggggttaacaccagaaggagtagaagttgcattttgcAGGCGAgggcaagtagaaataaggcagggaccaggattgggagagatatccccagaagcaaggaggagacgcatggaaagaaagagaatgtgtgaggatttttaggggtgtgttttagtgcagggtgtatagctgtgtagtgtcagagggcgcaggtaagaaaggagttcatgtgaactgagaagtggtgaaggaaggagggatgaagatatataaatagagttggagacatggggctggtagaaagaagtgcgtattttgaaaagagaggtcagagcaaatataaatagtagcagcGGCAtgacagcaatagttaagtgctgagatgtgtggtctgggatagaaaatgtccACATTTCCAACGTAGTTCAAATCCAGGAttgagggccagtaggtgttgtgtaGTCCACTTGTTTTaactcctgttgaactccctgttaaactccacgCTGCTTGCCACTTAGGACATGGGCCACTTTGAATTCATGGGCTGCTGTAAGCTTACTTTAGATGCATTTAAAACGTAAAAATGATTGCTTCAACATTTCAGGCCTTTATTACAGCTGGACTATATCTATTTACAGTACTTGAGCTTAAAATTGAACAGTACAAAGTCCAAGAGTCAGTCCAAAGCCCTTTTCCGGCTGGATTTGGCTTGCAAGCTACAAGTTAGAGTGAGCGGAAATATCTTGTGGTTCCAGAAAATAGCATTCGGACCAACTAGTTTATAGCGTCTCACTCCTTTCCGGATCACAGTCTGATTGGGGAAAGTCCAGGATGCAGATCTCTGAGCAGGGTGTCTTACCATCTGCACCAAACCCCCCCACCAGATACAGGCGGTCATTAAGGAGGCAAGTCCGGTGGCCAACTCTCTTATGCCGACGGTCCGAGCTGGGAAAGTGAAACCAACACGGCGGGGAGGATCCTTCAAAGGAATGAGAAAAGTAAAGGAtactcaaaaaaatgttttaccaggaagtaatccattgagagttacctctcgttttcaattatgtcctggacacagttaaataatacatggttacattaaatgtacaaggatatacattatatacaagacactgcatgcacagtaagagataatatatatattataggcgtatgcaacagttacagacaagattaaaatgtgagacagctttagttttgacagAACGTAGTCTGGTGGTGACTgtcagagtctccggtagactgttccagttttggggtgcacggtaagagtagAAGAAGCGGACGGAAACtttattgaaccttgggaccatgaacaggcttttggagtcagatctcagataagtgctgcatgtggtaggggtgaggagcttgttcagataggcgggtagggggagagcgggctcattGGGGAACCGCAGAGCGGGCTCGTGGGAGAGAGGACTCGGGAGGGAGGCGGAGGGGTAGAGCAGActtgggagggaaggggagagcggaaagccgccgcgggccgcacagtgagtgcatgcggcccgcgggccgtgtgttgtgcaggcctggtgtagagCAAAATGCTCCGCAGGAAAAGGGGCTGTAAGAGGCGATATAAAGAAGAGGCAGCAGCGAGTCACACCTGCAGAGGTGCAGAAGGTGGTCATGTCTGAGCTACTTTGTGTTCTTGGGCTAAATATAAATTGAAGGCCAGTACAACTGGTTTAATACTTCTCAACAGATACTTTCTAGGAGGAACTGAattacagagagggtgagagaaggtaCAGTAATAGCAGGACTGATTCAAGGTATCTAGCATCCATGCCACAGATGAGACTAACACAGGGATGGTcaacccacgcctccctgccatctcctcccatgcaaatggtgttaaccttctgatttaatcctgaccaaccttaaaacgcgccccacaaatcaagcaacctaacagcctgcactcatgtctATTGTCCCACTGtcgctcctaccacccattgtgcccaagcactgccatctacagcaggggagtgcaaactttttctGCTGCGCCCCTCTGACTtccttctcccgctccctcccccatctGGTGTCCGCGTCAAATGGCGCTGTGGGACTTTGCgtgacctgcggcgtcatttgactagTGTGACTAGTGTGACTAGTGTGACGTCACGTGGCATCATGTGACGCCGTATTCCCATGGCGACAGccagctgaatcccggtaagtgaagtgttgcaggggcctcacgcgatcccccggctattaatttaaatgccgtggggaagagcgcggggcctctgcaactgccgcaccctcccccccccccagtttgcgcacccctcacctgctgtctctgtaactctcccatcatacctcttagattgtaagctcttcagtcagggatttcctttcctagtgTCTggttttgctgcgcttattgtataattataattccctgtactgtactctttgtgaagcgctgagtacacttttggcgccatAATAACTAAAGCCATACAATCCAACTCCAAGCCtccatggccaccaacaggtcaggttttcaggatatccctgcttcagcacaggtgctgcagtctttgactgagccacctttgctgaaggagggatatcctgaaaacctgacctgttggtggcctttgaggctTGGAGTTGACCACCCTTGTTCCAACACTTTATTGATGTTACTTAGTAAAGTAACGAGTTGCTTATACAGCTGGCAGCAAAAGGAGGACTCGATAATTGGAACGTCCGTACACGGAGAAGGACGTCCCACAGCCGGACAACTCACGTGTGTCATAGACGTAGAGGTCATTGCAGACGGCGTCTCTGCTCTTGGTTAGTGTCTCTCCACCAAACACGACCACGAAAGGGCCGACCGCGGAGCACGAGTGGTGCCTCAGGCTTTTAGGAGCTGCGCGGGTGACACCCTCTGTACCCACGAGATGGGAGAGCTTGTCTGTGAGCCCTGGAGCGTGGACGGTGCTCACCTGGGCCAGGCACGGGGAGAGAAAACGTAGAAAAGCAGTCAGTACTCGGCAGTCGGACATGATGCCGCTTTTACATTGTGTCGTAACACGGTGTTTGTCAGCAGTGCTAAGGACAAAGCAATATTTTGCGGGCATCATTGCCATTTAATCTGAGTGCATTGTTGCGACCTACGTGGATTTTATCCTTGTTCCACTGGCCGGCAAAATCAACGGCAGATGAGTCCCGACCTCCAAAGACACAGAGGGAGTAGCCGGCTTTCTTCCCGTCCTTGGCATGCAGCAGCACGGCCGAGTGACCGGAGCGAGAGGCGGTGCGAGATTCCTCCTCCCTGTACCTGGTGGGGAAAGGACTCTGAGAATGAAAAGAGAGCAGACACCGAGCCCGGTCTCACTCCCATGCACCTGCAGACTCTCACCTGATGggggcagcctcactcattactATTCATTTCTATTCATTTTGAGGGGTTTAGGGTAAAAAGGTAATATAGCCAGATGCAGTCCACCGGACGCATTATCTGACGCCGGACCCGCTTATCCGACGGTTACTTCCGCTGATTAACATGGGATCCGCAATCCGACGGTCCGTTACCCGACGGCGGTTAGCGGGACGCATTCCGTCGGAaaagcgaggaccgcctgtaatGATCAATATATAATAAGGAgcacatgaggggggggggggggggaataaggagaTTAAGGGAAGGGGATTTATTCATAATGCCACAAGGCCTCAGTGATTTCTAGCACTAGCGACAGAGTTATTTCTGTGGGG is drawn from Ascaphus truei isolate aAscTru1 chromosome 7, aAscTru1.hap1, whole genome shotgun sequence and contains these coding sequences:
- the KLHDC9 gene encoding kelch domain-containing protein 9, with the translated sequence MASTRCAWAWNPVAQDELFARAFHTCIAVRGSLFLFGGVKSGEPKDAPLGDVVTFDPEQKTAERVTQNNAFRRSHHDTVLLGDRWLCMVGGWDGSRRISSIFSYDTERRDWDLWAEGPTNNPPVGLSSHTCTKISEYELRVVGREGGLRTQRRYASVYTLRVNASSKTYWYREEESRTASRSGHSAVLLHAKDGKKAGYSLCVFGGRDSSAVDFAGQWNKDKIHVSTVHAPGLTDKLSHLVGTEGVTRAAPKSLRHHSCSAVGPFVVVFGGETLTKSRDAVCNDLYVYDTRSSPPCWFHFPSSDRRHKRVGHRTCLLNDRLYLVGGFGADGKTPCSEICILDFPQSDCDPERSETL